The genomic DNA TAGCCAAGCCCCAAAATAAATACCAGCAGGGAACCGGAAAGCATACCGGGAAGGGAAAGCGGCAAAAAGATTTGCATAAACGCCTTACGGGGGCGAGCTCCCATTCCTTCGGCGGCTTGCACCAAACGTTGATCAATACCTTCCATTACGGAATAGAGACTGAGGACCATATAAGGCAGGAGGACATGCGTCATACCGATGATCACCCCGGCCGTATTATAAAGCAGCGGGATCGGTACATGGATCAGCCCGACAGTCATCAGCGTTTTATTGATGATGCCCTGTTCCTGCAGCAATACTGTCCATGCGAAGGTGCGAACCAGCAGACTGATCCAGAACGGAATCAGGACAGCAGTGAAAATGAAATTTTTCCAAGCTTTCGATTCAATTTTCACCATCAGATATGCAACCGGATACGCGATAAGCAGTGTAGTCAGCGTGACCAAAAAAGCGATTTTCAACGTTAGCCATAAAACCTGGAGATAGACCGGTTCGGCAAATAGATGGGCCAGATATTTCAAGGTAAAGCCG from Ferviditalea candida includes the following:
- a CDS encoding ABC transporter permease, whose protein sequence is MIDTQQQSAGRPVSWVSLNKLTKIPGLQWLLLIIPSAYIVFLMFFSMIDLFKLSIFDTNGFTLKYLAHLFAEPVYLQVLWLTLKIAFLVTLTTLLIAYPVAYLMVKIESKAWKNFIFTAVLIPFWISLLVRTFAWTVLLQEQGIINKTLMTVGLIHVPIPLLYNTAGVIIGMTHVLLPYMVLSLYSVMEGIDQRLVQAAEGMGARPRKAFMQIFLPLSLPGMLSGSLLVFILGLGYFITPAILGGSKNMMISMLIQNNVSTTLNWHLASALALVLFVITLLLLFLSYFIIRNHSVLKEMS